The following nucleotide sequence is from Acinonyx jubatus isolate Ajub_Pintada_27869175 chromosome E3, VMU_Ajub_asm_v1.0, whole genome shotgun sequence.
GGATCACTCCCTATTGAACTCTGTTCTTGAGTCAAGGGACAAAAGCTGGTGGGGTGAGAGCGGCCACATAGGCCGAACCCGTGTGGTTCCTCAGTTTCTGGTAAGAAGCCCTGAGAGCTTGGATAATTTGCAAACTACCTAAATCGATTCATTTCTAGAGTTTGCAAAGCCAGGGTTCAGACCGTGGGACACCGGGCCCCAGTGCGGACACGGGGGTGGAAAAGTCAGGGGTGTGATCAGGAAGTGTCTCTGCAGGCAGATCAGCCCAGCCGgcctccttccttgcctctgccTCCGAAGTGTTTCTCTGCGGGCATTTTATCAGGCCCCTATTTTAtggacgaggaaactgaggcttgggtcTCTGTAGCCCCGGGCTTTCTGATTCTGACTCCCGTTTCTGCCTCGCCCCAGCTCTGGTCCCAGAACCCAGTGGAACCGAAGAGGCCGCCCCCTCTCGGCTTGCAGGCTTGGGGCCCGAGAGCCAAAGCAAGCAGTCCCGGCTGGAGGAGGCCGCCGCGGCGCTCCAGGGCCAGGCCGGCGGTGGCGGGGGCCGTGGCGGCGACGTGACTGTGTCCTGGAGCCCCGAGGAGGCCGAGACGTGGCGGGGCGAGGCCCGGCCGGGGGCTCCCCGGGGGCGGGCCGCGGGGGCGCGGAGGGGGCGGCCGCCCACGCGCCGGCGGCAGTTCCGGGACCTGGCGGCCGAGAAGCCGCACAGCTGCGGCCAGTGCGGCAAGCGCTTCCGCTGGGGCTCGGACCTGGCGCGCCACCAGCGCACgcacacgggcgagaagccgCACAAGTGCCGGGAGTGCGAGAAGAGCTTCCGCAGCTCCTCGGACCTGGCGCGCCACCAGGGCGTGCACACGGGCCAGAAGCCCTTCTCGTGCGCCCAGTGCGGCAAGAGCTTCAGCCGCAGCGCCTACCTGGCCGACCACCAGCGCATCCACACCGGCGAGAAGCCCTTCGGCTGCAGTGACTGCGGCAAGAGCTTCTCGCTGCGCTCCTACCTGCTGGACCACCGGCGCGTGCACACGGGCGAGCGGCCCTTCGGCTGCGGCGAGTGCGACAAGAGCTTCAAGCAGCGCGCCCACCTCATCGCCCACCAGAGCCTGCACGCCAAGATGGCCCAGCCCGTGGGCTGAGGGCTGGCGGGGGCTGCGTGGCCCAGCCGGGGACGGGGCGCCGTCTCCCCCCACTCCGGGCTTCTCCACCCGTGGGCGTGGGCGGCCACCATCCCTGCGCCCCTGCTCGGCCCCTGGGCCCGGCCGACGCTCCCGGGGAATGGAAATCCCCTGTCTGTCACCTCCTGGCCATTCCCTGTCTTGCCCCTGGGGTTTCTCTTGCCCCTCTGGCTTCCTGAAGCCCCAGCACCTTCACGGCCCCTGgcctggtggggggcgggggcgaaAGGCCAGGGTGTCAGGGACGTGTGAGGACATCGTCAGCAGGGCTCCGGgtccccgccccccagccttGCTTGCCCTGTGGCTCATGTTCCCTGCACCCTGCTGgggccctgggcctggccctcTGCCCTGCCAAGCTGTGCCTTCCGGTGGGTGCAGAGGACAAGCCTTGACCCACAGGGTGCTGCCAGGCTCTGGGAGGGACAGCCCAGACCTGTGAGGATCTGGGTCCCCGGCGTGGCCGCAGGGGCTTTTGGCCCTACACCCCCTCCCGCGGCCAGGCCCTGAGCACTGCCTGTCCGGAGGTGGGGAACTGCCCGCCTCTGCACTTGGCTGACGTGCCCCCAGTGAGTCCCTGAGGGCCACCCCCTGCCAATCTAGTGAGGGTGGTGGTGGCTTCAGGGACAGGAGGCTGACAGTATAGACAAGGACGGGGCCTGTGGAGGCTGGCTGCTCCCCGCTGCTCCCCTCTCCAGAGGTGTGGGCTTTGTAATACTTAACACTAGCACTCTGTCAGCACTTGTTGCTGACTCCTTAAGCACTGCATTCCACAGCGCCACCTGCATTGTCTGCGGATTGGCATTCCCAGGGACAGACCACAGGCTCTCTAAAGGAGCTGGGCCCTGCTGTTCTCAAAAGGGCAGCAGAGGACTTTGAATAAATGTGGAAACTTCCTCCAGACTGTTCTGTTGTTTATGTGGTTgctaggggtgggggggacctggAACTCCTACTTCTGGGCCTCCTGGCTCGGTTGTCCTGGTGGTACTGGTACTGGGTGGTCACCAGGTGGAGCCACATTCTTGGCTTCCGGGATGGCTGGGTCCCAAATTACAGCCACGAGTGTCCGGACTCTCATCCCTCATCAGGCAGCGCCTGCCCTGGACTGGGGACAGATGAGGATGGGATAACTGGGGGCACCTGCACCCCCACTACCCCAGCAGGACAGTGGGGGAGCTGAGTGGGTCTTCGCCAGGCCTCACGGGTGAAATGAAGAAAGGGGCTTAGGCGTGGGGTGTGTGGGGAAGCAGGACTCAAGCCGTCTCAGTGCTCAGATCCCTTCGTGGGAGGGGCCTGCTGGGTCAGAATGGGCCCTGCCTGTTCCCCACCCAGCCCTTCCCATCTGACCCTTCCCCTCCCTAGCCTGGAGCCCACACAGAAGTGGGGGGTGCACAGTCAGAGGTCATCCTACCCCAGCAGAGCCCTCCcgaaagggggtgggggcgggcggaGACAGAATGTTCTGTCCCTTACTCTGTGTGCCAGCCCCTCTGGCCCGAGAGCACTTCCTCAGCCAGCCGCCCATGTAACACTTGCTTCCTCCTGAGGTCACTGCGATGGACCCCTTTTCCCAGATGAAGCGACTGGAGTCTCACGGTGGACACAGGATTCCGGTCAGAGTTTTCTCCCTGTGGGACGGCGCCCttcacccctcctcccacccctgtgctcaAGGCTGCAGTGTGCACGTGGGTGGGTGCTGTGCACGAGAGAGTGGGGGCTGGCGGAAGCCGGGCATGGACGTTTTTGGTGCTGGTGGCTGGCTCCGAAGGGAGACACTCCCGTGTAACGAGATCAGATAGGAGGTGGGCCAGGAGCTAAGAATAGGATTGGGCATATGCTCCCGGCTCAGGTGAGGGTGTGCCAATGCCAGCCAGAGAGGAGCCCGCTGGGGCCAGGGGACAGAGCAGGCCCTGGGGCGGTGGAGCCCGAGACCCAGGGttccagggaaaggggcagagtcCGGCTCAGCTCATAAACAGCTGATAGGAcagggctggagggggcagggcaagGATTGGGAGCCAGGGCGTTGGCATGGGGGTCAGGGGGTAAGCTCTGTGCTCAGAGGAAGCACCCACCCGGCCCCCATGGCTTTCCTGGTGGCTGGGACCCTGCAGGTGGCCTCACAGATCGCAGATGCTCGAGAGAGCCTGGGAAGAAAGGTAGGCGGGGCGCTGCCTGGCCTAGCCTGTTCCCGGCTCTCAGCAGAGCCCCACCCCGGTGCAACTCTGGCCTTGCCTCCCCAGGGGAAGTACAGCATGTGGGGCCCAAGGGTGGCCCTGACCCTCAGCAGCCCTGAGGTGTCAGCCTCTATAGTCGCTGTCCTGGAGGGCGTGTTCCGGACCCTGGGCTTTGAGAGCTGCCAGAGGAGGGAGGCCTCTGTCCAGGTGAGTCCTCACCTGCCTCCCGTCtccacgcacccccccccccccaacaccaccaccacccctgctgCTGAGCCTCCCTGGACTCAGGCCCGGCCTTTGCTCTTGCCCTAGGGCTTCCTTGGGGAGCTGGCCGCTTTCCGGGAGCAGCTGGATGCCCTCGGGGGCCCTGTGGGCTGTGCCTTAGTGGCCTTGGTGGCCCCCAGTGGGCAGCTGAAGCAGCCCCAGCAGCTGGTCCGGGAGCTGAGCCGCTGTGGGGCCCTCTGGGGCCGCCCCAAAGTTTTCCTTCTGCTCTCAAGTGCTCCTGGGGGTGAGTGGGCTGGGCAGGGACCCTGGCTGCGGGACAGCGCaaagcagaggtgggggagggcaggggggccgAGACCCACCTTTCAGGCCAACGTGCTGTTTCTCTACCCAGCTGCCCCCGAGCCCGGAGCCTTCCTCACTGGCTTGAGTGAGCTGTGTGGCCGCTTTCCTCACTGGTCTCTGCTGCAGCTGCTGACagaggtcggggtggggggggggcccaggtcggggggagggggagtcccTGGGAGGGGGGCTATGCCAGTCACTTCCCCTGGCTCTGCTGTACTGTCCTGAGCCTGTTAGACAGATCAGTTGGCTTGCAGTTCTGCCCACCCCTGTTCACACTCGCACAGCAACTGTCCTGTCAGACTGGGGGTCCCTGGAGGCCAGAGTTCGAATGATCCAGGTCTGGTCTGGGCTCAAGGCCCAAAGGTCTCCCTGGGCAGTTGGGTAGCCGCTGGGTGACCTTGGAGGTGAGGGGTggcccctggctctgccccaCAGCTTCCCCCTGCCTGGCACCCTCCCCACGTGGTACCCCCCACCGTGAGCCTTCCTAGACAGGCTCCAACCTGCTCTAGGGAGCACCCATCTCTGGGCCGGGAGTGGTGCCGTGGATGGCACGGCCGCTCTCCACTTGAGGACGCCCCTGATGTTGAACCTCAACTAGGACCTCCCCTTTGTGCCCTCCCCttcttttgtctgtcttttcctcCCTTAATTCTGGTAGGGGACCCCAAAGAGACTGCAGGAGCCGCGAGCCGGCCAAGCTGTTCCCTGAAGCCAGCGTCCTGTTCCCTCCCGGAACCGTGCCCCTGTGGAGCAGCCCCCTGAGGCGTTCTCTGgcctcacccccgcccccaggtctTCTGCAGGACAGCTGAAGAGTCCGAGGCCACCTACTGTCCAGTCCTTCGGAGCTCCTTGCGGGGCGCACTGTGCCTGGGCGACGTGGAGCCCTGGGGGCCCGAGGTGAGGGGGACGGCGTGGGGTGAACCACGTGGCAGCAGtcacgagtgggagagagggtcCGGGAGACctgaggtgggggaggtgaggagCTGGGAAGCTCGCAGACCACGCCGAACGCTCCTGTGCTTGTCCGTAGCCAGAACCCAGCCCCACTGTTCGGTATGACCTGTCTGGGACCAGGGCCGCCCTCCTCCTGTCCGTGATCCACGGCCGGCC
It contains:
- the ZNF213 gene encoding zinc finger protein 213, yielding MAAPPEPQDEAPGEGEGLLIVKVEDSSWEQDSAPQEDSRDSEACRQRFRHFCYRDVGGPHEAFSQLWELCCRWLRPELHTKEQILELLVLEQFLSVLPGGIQDWVRERCPGSGEEAVALVEVLQKQPAKAWPQEVPSEEVEPEATVQGPSAKGLPVKVGARSWPPVLWEQHSHGAQLPALKEGSSGENTGTSFAFDVHGPVTFGDVPFYFSREEWGSLDPAQRDLFWDIKRENSRNVALALVPEPSGTEEAAPSRLAGLGPESQSKQSRLEEAAAALQGQAGGGGGRGGDVTVSWSPEEAETWRGEARPGAPRGRAAGARRGRPPTRRRQFRDLAAEKPHSCGQCGKRFRWGSDLARHQRTHTGEKPHKCRECEKSFRSSSDLARHQGVHTGQKPFSCAQCGKSFSRSAYLADHQRIHTGEKPFGCSDCGKSFSLRSYLLDHRRVHTGERPFGCGECDKSFKQRAHLIAHQSLHAKMAQPVG